The following are encoded in a window of Flavobacterium sp. WC2421 genomic DNA:
- a CDS encoding YeeE/YedE family protein, with amino-acid sequence MGIFFQTWPWYISGFLIGLIMLCLTYFGKSFGMSSNLRSMCTILGAGKRTAFFDFDWKSQRWNLVVVLGAMLGGFVAVHFMSDPSNVSINPKTIEQLAQLGIDAPNGKLVPDSLFGPQVFQSPKSILILLIGGLLIGFGTRYAGGCTSGHAISGLSNLQIPSLKAVIGFFVGGLIMAYFIFPLIF; translated from the coding sequence TATCTTTTTTCAAACTTGGCCTTGGTACATATCTGGTTTTTTAATTGGATTGATCATGCTATGTTTAACTTATTTTGGTAAATCGTTCGGAATGTCATCTAATCTTCGGTCAATGTGTACGATATTAGGGGCAGGGAAGCGCACTGCTTTTTTTGACTTTGACTGGAAATCACAGCGATGGAATTTAGTTGTAGTTTTAGGTGCTATGTTAGGTGGTTTTGTAGCAGTACATTTCATGAGTGATCCATCAAATGTTTCAATTAACCCTAAGACTATTGAGCAATTAGCTCAACTAGGAATTGATGCTCCAAATGGGAAGTTAGTTCCTGATTCACTCTTTGGCCCTCAAGTTTTTCAATCACCCAAAAGTATCCTGATTCTTCTTATTGGTGGTCTACTTATTGGTTTTGGTACTAGATATGCCGGTGGATGTACCTCTGGGCATGCTATTTCGGGATTGAGTAATTTACAAATTCCTTCTTTAAAAGCAGTTATTGGTTTTTTTGTTGGTGGTTTAATTATGGCTTATTTTATATTCCCATTAATTTTTTAG
- a CDS encoding DUF6691 family protein gives MKVLKYLLVGFVFGIVLTKSEAVSWYRIYEMFQFQSFHMYGIIMVAIGTGVIGIQIIKRKNIKDIKGRPIEIVDKEPGSIRYWVGGILFGLGWALVGACPGPIYILLGAGFWSILIVLFGALFGTYLYGVFKDKLPH, from the coding sequence ATGAAAGTATTAAAATATTTATTAGTTGGTTTTGTATTCGGAATTGTATTAACAAAGTCGGAAGCCGTTTCTTGGTACCGAATTTATGAAATGTTTCAGTTTCAATCTTTCCATATGTACGGAATCATTATGGTCGCAATTGGTACGGGTGTTATTGGTATCCAAATTATAAAAAGAAAAAACATTAAAGACATAAAAGGGAGGCCAATTGAAATTGTAGATAAAGAACCGGGATCAATCCGCTACTGGGTTGGTGGTATTTTATTTGGATTGGGTTGGGCATTAGTTGGTGCTTGTCCAGGACCTATTTATATATTATTAGGAGCTGGTTTTTGGAGTATTCTTATTGTGCTTTTTGGCGCTTTATTTGGAACGTATTTGTATGGCGTTTTTAAAGATAAATTACCTCATTAA